One genomic segment of Erythrolamprus reginae isolate rEryReg1 chromosome 2, rEryReg1.hap1, whole genome shotgun sequence includes these proteins:
- the LOC139159730 gene encoding major histocompatibility complex class I-related gene protein-like isoform X1, whose product MALRNAPLWLLVLLPVALLDSCDGASSHSMKYFYTGISEPSQGLPHFVAVGYVDDQLFSYYDSNSRQGQPRVSWMEKVEKEDPQYWDRNTRYFRGSEEDFRGNLEILRSRYNQSEGLHTLQRIFGCELQRDGSKGGFEQHGYDGRTFLTFHKETLTWVAPDPQAQITQRKWNADPGWNQGNKVYLEETCIEWIKKYLSYGNETLLRTEPPVVTMSSRTEVEDGMETHVCRVHGFYPREIDASWTRDGEVWLQDTFHGFLAPNADGTYHYWISIRIDPKERGRYRCHVEHDGLQDPLDLELKEPTNSKSNLGLIIGFVVAALFVVGVIAGIAGIVLFIIKRRQDGYRATSTSDKGSSSSDQGSNQPI is encoded by the exons GCGCCTCCTCCCACTCCATGAAGTATTTCTACACTGGCATCTCGGAGCCCAGTCAGGGGCTGCCCCACTTTGTCGCTGTGGGTTATGTGGATGATCAACTCTTCAGCTACTACGACAGCAACAGTAGGCAAGGGCAGCCTCGAGTCTCCTGGATGGAGAAGGTGGAGAAGGAGGATCCCCAGTACTGGGACAGAAACACCCGGTATTTTCGTGGCTCTGAGGAGGATTTCAGAGGAAACCTGGAGATTCTGAGGAGTCGCTACAATCAGAGCGAAG GCCTTCACACATTGCAGAGGATTTTTGGCTGTGAGCTCCAGAGAGATGGGAGCAAAGGAGGGTTTGAGCAGCATGGCTATGACGGGAGGACCTTCCTGACGTTCCACAAAGAGACCCTCACTTGGGTGGCTCCCGACCCCCAGGCCCAGATCACCCAGAGGAAATGGAATGCTGATCCAGGATGGAATCAGGGAAATAAGGTCTACCTGGAGGAAACCTGCATTGAGTGGATAAAGAAGTACCTGTCCTATGGGAATGAGACGCTGCTGAGGACAG AGCCTCCAGTGGTGACAATGAGCAGCAGGACGGAGGTGGAGGATGGGATGGAGACCCACGTCTGCCGGGTCCACGGCTTCTACCCCAGGGAGATCGATGCCTCCTGGACGAGGGACGGGGAGGTCTGGCTGCAGGACACCTTCCATGGGTTTCTGGCCCCCAATGCGGATGGGACCTACCACTACTGGATCAGCATCCGGATCGACCCCAAAGAGAGGGGCCGCTATCGGTGCCACGTGGAGCACGACGGCCTGCAGGATCCTCTGGACTTGGAGCTGAAGG AACCCACCAATTCAAAATCCAACCTTGGGCTCATCATCGGCTTTGTTGTGGCTGCTCTGTTTGTTGTGGGTGTGATTGCTGGGATTGCTGGGATCGTGCTATTCATCATCA AGAGACGTCAGGATGGCTACAGAGCAACATCAA cAAGTGACAAAGGATCCAGCAGTTCAGACCAGG GGAGCAACCAGCCCATTTAG
- the LOC139159730 gene encoding major histocompatibility complex class I-related gene protein-like isoform X2, with the protein MKYFYTGISEPSQGLPHFVAVGYVDDQLFSYYDSNSRQGQPRVSWMEKVEKEDPQYWDRNTRYFRGSEEDFRGNLEILRSRYNQSEGLHTLQRIFGCELQRDGSKGGFEQHGYDGRTFLTFHKETLTWVAPDPQAQITQRKWNADPGWNQGNKVYLEETCIEWIKKYLSYGNETLLRTEPPVVTMSSRTEVEDGMETHVCRVHGFYPREIDASWTRDGEVWLQDTFHGFLAPNADGTYHYWISIRIDPKERGRYRCHVEHDGLQDPLDLELKEPTNSKSNLGLIIGFVVAALFVVGVIAGIAGIVLFIIKRRQDGYRATSTSDKGSSSSDQGSNQPI; encoded by the exons ATGAAGTATTTCTACACTGGCATCTCGGAGCCCAGTCAGGGGCTGCCCCACTTTGTCGCTGTGGGTTATGTGGATGATCAACTCTTCAGCTACTACGACAGCAACAGTAGGCAAGGGCAGCCTCGAGTCTCCTGGATGGAGAAGGTGGAGAAGGAGGATCCCCAGTACTGGGACAGAAACACCCGGTATTTTCGTGGCTCTGAGGAGGATTTCAGAGGAAACCTGGAGATTCTGAGGAGTCGCTACAATCAGAGCGAAG GCCTTCACACATTGCAGAGGATTTTTGGCTGTGAGCTCCAGAGAGATGGGAGCAAAGGAGGGTTTGAGCAGCATGGCTATGACGGGAGGACCTTCCTGACGTTCCACAAAGAGACCCTCACTTGGGTGGCTCCCGACCCCCAGGCCCAGATCACCCAGAGGAAATGGAATGCTGATCCAGGATGGAATCAGGGAAATAAGGTCTACCTGGAGGAAACCTGCATTGAGTGGATAAAGAAGTACCTGTCCTATGGGAATGAGACGCTGCTGAGGACAG AGCCTCCAGTGGTGACAATGAGCAGCAGGACGGAGGTGGAGGATGGGATGGAGACCCACGTCTGCCGGGTCCACGGCTTCTACCCCAGGGAGATCGATGCCTCCTGGACGAGGGACGGGGAGGTCTGGCTGCAGGACACCTTCCATGGGTTTCTGGCCCCCAATGCGGATGGGACCTACCACTACTGGATCAGCATCCGGATCGACCCCAAAGAGAGGGGCCGCTATCGGTGCCACGTGGAGCACGACGGCCTGCAGGATCCTCTGGACTTGGAGCTGAAGG AACCCACCAATTCAAAATCCAACCTTGGGCTCATCATCGGCTTTGTTGTGGCTGCTCTGTTTGTTGTGGGTGTGATTGCTGGGATTGCTGGGATCGTGCTATTCATCATCA AGAGACGTCAGGATGGCTACAGAGCAACATCAA cAAGTGACAAAGGATCCAGCAGTTCAGACCAGG GGAGCAACCAGCCCATTTAG